CATCGTCCGCTTTTTGTGTAATGCCCCAGCGAATCCCTTGCTTTGCCATATAACGTTCGTTAAATAAAGAAATGAGGTTTTCTGCTTGTTCTAGTTCTGAGAACGTTTCTAAGTCATAATATTTCATTACTTCATCCTTGGAGAAATAATGAAATAGGGCAGGTGCATCAGAGGGCTGCAACTGACGAAGAATGAGTCTCTCTGTTTCAAGCTTTGGAAAGATATGTTCTGGATTCATTTTACCTGTTCCTCTCTTGATCTTCGTTTATTGGTTTATTGTGGAATTATCAGATAGTTGGAATTATTTTAGCATAAGGAGAAAAATATACAATCGAATTGGATAAAAGATGCAAAGATTGAGGCAAGTTTGCTACAATCATGTTATAAGACCACTGGCAAAGGGTAAAATCGGAGTATTTTGAAAAGAATAAGCAACTAGGAGAGTGTAACATGTACCAAACGATTCAAAATGTGCGTGTCTGGGGAACACCCCTAGATAATGCTGTCTCGCAAGCTGTAACTTGCGCTCAGCATGGAAATGTTGTGCAGGTGTTATTGATGGCAGATCATCATAAAGGGTACTCCCAACCGGTTGGGGGAGTTGTCGTCTACGAAGGACAAATCTCCCCATCTGGGGTAGGTTATGATATAGCATGCGGAAACAAGGCTGTTCGTACTAATTTACTGTATCGGGATATTCAGCAAAAAATGCCTGCTATCATGAACAAAATTGCCAAGCGAATCTCTTTTGGAATGGGCCGCGTTAATAAAGAAAAAGTAGATCACGAGCTGTTTGATGATGATAACTGGAACGTGTATAAGCAAATTGGCAAAAAAGAATACCAATCCCTTTATTCATTGGCGCACAACCAATTAGGGACGGTAGGTAGCGGTAATCATTTTGTCGATATTTTTGTGGAAGAAGCTACGGACGTCGTATGGATTGCGAATCATTTTGGCAGTCGTGGCTTTGGTCATAAGACTGCAAGTGGGTTTCTTAATTTGGCTCACGGTCGTAGTTTTTCCGACAAGACACCAGGAGAGTCCATGGATCAAGCACCGACTCTGCTAGATTTAGATACGGAAATTGGTGATATGTATCTGCGAG
The nucleotide sequence above comes from Brevibacillus laterosporus LMG 15441. Encoded proteins:
- a CDS encoding RtcB family protein, whose product is MYQTIQNVRVWGTPLDNAVSQAVTCAQHGNVVQVLLMADHHKGYSQPVGGVVVYEGQISPSGVGYDIACGNKAVRTNLLYRDIQQKMPAIMNKIAKRISFGMGRVNKEKVDHELFDDDNWNVYKQIGKKEYQSLYSLAHNQLGTVGSGNHFVDIFVEEATDVVWIANHFGSRGFGHKTASGFLNLAHGRSFSDKTPGESMDQAPTLLDLDTEIGDMYLRAMSLAGKYAYAGRDYVIDQVLKILGASSTFEVHNHHNFAWKEIHDQKEYVVVRKGATPSAPGQLGFIGGSMGDISVIVQGKDSKENKEAFYSTVHGAGRMMSRTEAAGRLNWKTRKRSGGKITEEQMKKAVQDFGVELRGAGPDESPFVYKKLQDVLQAHAETLDVLHVLKPVGVCMAGADEFDPYKD